One Dioscorea cayenensis subsp. rotundata cultivar TDr96_F1 unplaced genomic scaffold, TDr96_F1_v2_PseudoChromosome.rev07_lg8_w22 25.fasta BLBR01000398.1, whole genome shotgun sequence genomic window, cattaataaaattaaaagaccATCATATTAAGATTTATATAATACTTATATACACAATCTGAAAAGCTCCCAAAGGTAAGAtgttatgtgtgtgtataaatatattaaaggGCATTATGGTAATTTTGTATGGTATCCAAAAATAAGGTTTAACGGCATCCCGCGCTTCGCTTCCCTCCATCCTTTCCTATTCCTCCCGTTTTCTCACCAACAACAAACTAAaactatttcattttattttatatttatttttaatttgtgaaacATAAATGCAAACATGAAAGATCCTTAAATGGAAAGATAAACCCtgatccttctccttctccacgcctcctcttctcctcctcctccttctcaaATTCTAAGGAAATAGAGAGGATGTGGGATTTGAGAAACACCACCTTGTTTCTTAGATTTCATTTGCTCTTTccattcatcatcttcttctgcttgttttccttctctcttgcttcttctattggtAGTTAttcctttctaattttttttttttaattccaatatatgttgtttatttcttcattttttttatttgaaggcttttgtggattttggtttttttgtatttgttatgtgtttatcttCTTTAAAGGAttagtctttttttttacttttttattttattttttgtttttatgacgCACGAAAGATTGATTTCTCATATCCATTTACTCGTTTTTAATATGGATAAGTcatgtatttatcaaaaaaaaattgcgaGAGAAATAAAATGAACTCTTTTGTTGCAAATAGTTTATCTTGTTTAGTGgaattagattttatatttattttatcactGTTTATGaaaaaatctattgtttttttttttcttcttccttttagCATATGAACCTCTAGCAATCTTTGATGTTtagatgttaaaaataaaaaataaataaaaataaagaagtagTATTTACTaattaaacaaccaaaattgctcgtcttttcttttctcaacaTAGTATTATTACTGTTTTGATCTATTTGCTGCTAAACCAAATGAATCTTATTTATTCATCTTATTTTGTTCCTTATTATTATACACTTTGATTGATAATTTCTTATGTGTTTTCTGCTAAATCTAACTATTTatcatctttttatatataaatgcatatatAGATGGAGATAAGAATGAATTAAATCAATGGAGGAGGACCATTTTTGAGGAACCATCAGCAACAGTGAAGAAAGGTTCCTTTATCTTGGCTGCTGACAGGACATACAGACAGGATCCTACAAATGGCTACAAATACTACACTGGTGGTTGGAACATCAGCAATGAGCATTACTGGACTGTAAACTGCTCTTTTATTAACTCAATTCCTTATTTCTGattgtttctcttcttctttgttgtaaTGATTGTTATGTGCTTGCTGAAATGCTTTGTAGTCTGTGGCATCCACTGCTTATCCACTCTTCATTGCGGCACTCTTGTGGTTCGTCGTCTTTGGTTTAGTATTGTTACTTATATGttgctgctgttgctgttgcCGGAGGAAGTCGTACTCTTACTCTCGTATCGCTTATGCTCTCTCATTGATTCTGCTTATTATCTTCACCATTTCTGCGATGTAAGTTTCGGTCTTTTATTGTTCAATGAAATACTAATGTTTAATGACCAAGAAATTCTGTAAAACTAATGTTTACTGAATATATCCAGGGTTGGATGTGCTGTTCTTTACACTGGTCAGGGTAAGTTCAACAAGAGTACTTCCAGTACTTTGGATTATGTTGTCGGTCAATCGAACTTAACAGTGGAGAATCTAAGCAATTTCTCCAGTAATTTAGCAGCCGCAAAGAAGGTATCTATTGAACAGATCTTGTTGCCAGCTGAGGCTCAGGTTAAGATTGATATGGTTCAAAAGAAGCTTAAATCAGCTGCAGATGAACTTGCATCCAGGACAAAGGATAACTCAAGAACTATTCGGACTGTGCTTCAAACTGTGTATGCCATGCCTTTAGATTCTTCGGTCTGAAACTTTAAGGATTAGTTCGTGGATTAATAATATCAAactgttttcctctttttatcttttacatTACAGCCGCTTGGATTTGATTATTCTTTCATCAGTGATGCTTGGTTTGGCATTTCTTGGATTCTGTAAGAACAAAAACAACCTCATTCTAATGTGCTAAAAGTTcttatgtttgtttgatttgttctCATATCACCCATGTTGCTATTTTTTGCAGTTTTCTCTGTTCTTGGACTGCAGTGGCTTGTTTCAGTGTGAGTAAAGAGAATTCATCATTATGAACTTCCTGTAACTCAGAGCATTTCATAAAGTTCTAAGAAATTTTCTCTTCAACTTTGCAATTGCTTAATTTTGCAGTTTGGTGATCCTGGGATGGATTCTTGTTACAGTCACATTTATCTCGACcggtgtttttcttcttttacacAAGTAAGTGCGATTAGTTTTACACCATATGATTAAACACTTCTACATTCTCATGAGAATCATAGCACTTCAATGTAATAGTTTCTGGATTAATATACTTTGTGACATGCTATCATTATCATAGTAACATTAAACATCTTCTCACAAGTATAATCTTATTAGTGTTGTTGCCGACACATGTGATGCAATGGATGAATGGGTACTTCACCCTCAAGCACACACCGCCCTCGACGACATCCTTCCCTGCGTCGATGCTGCAACTGCAAATGAATTCTTATACCAAAGCAAGGAAGTCACATCCCAGCTAGTAAATGTAGTTAACCAGGTTGTAAGCAACATCTCCAACAGCAATATACCGCCTTTTCTCGGACCACCTCTGTACTACAACCAATCTGGTCCTTTGCTCCCCTTGGTCTGCAATCCATACAAGACAGACATGACTAATCGTACATGCTCCACCGATGAGGTCGAACTC contains:
- the LOC120254259 gene encoding uncharacterized protein LOC120254259 isoform X1 — translated: MWDLRNTTLFLRFHLLFPFIIFFCLFSFSLASSIDGDKNELNQWRRTIFEEPSATVKKGSFILAADRTYRQDPTNGYKYYTGGWNISNEHYWTSVASTAYPLFIAALLWFVVFGLVLLLICCCCCCCRRKSYSYSRIAYALSLILLIIFTISAMVGCAVLYTGQGKFNKSTSSTLDYVVGQSNLTVENLSNFSSNLAAAKKVSIEQILLPAEAQVKIDMVQKKLKSAADELASRTKDNSRTIRTVLQTVRLDLIILSSVMLGLAFLGFFFSVLGLQWLVSVLVILGWILVTVTFISTGVFLLLHNVVADTCDAMDEWVLHPQAHTALDDILPCVDAATANEFLYQSKEVTSQLVNVVNQVVSNISNSNIPPFLGPPLYYNQSGPLLPLVCNPYKTDMTNRTCSTDEVELLNAAKVWQHYTCKTSKVDGGDICVTTGRITPEMYNQLTAAITLSQGLNHYAPFLADLQDCTFVRDTFTSISEKECPGLEKFSKWIYTGLLMVSIAVMLSLVFWLVYARERRHRKFGKQGFYQNSHVPFRNVP
- the LOC120254259 gene encoding uncharacterized protein LOC120254259 isoform X2 → MIVMCLLKCFVVCGIHCLSTLHCGTLVVRRLWFSIVTYMLLLLLLPEEVVLLLSYRLCSLIDSAYYLHHFCDGWMCCSLHWSGNLAAAKKVSIEQILLPAEAQVKIDMVQKKLKSAADELASRTKDNSRTIRTVLQTVRLDLIILSSVMLGLAFLGFFFSVLGLQWLVSVLVILGWILVTVTFISTGVFLLLHNVVADTCDAMDEWVLHPQAHTALDDILPCVDAATANEFLYQSKEVTSQLVNVVNQVVSNISNSNIPPFLGPPLYYNQSGPLLPLVCNPYKTDMTNRTCSTDEVELLNAAKVWQHYTCKTSKVDGGDICVTTGRITPEMYNQLTAAITLSQGLNHYAPFLADLQDCTFVRDTFTSISEKECPGLEKFSKWIYTGLLMVSIAVMLSLVFWLVYARERRHRKFGKQGFYQNSHVPFRNVP
- the LOC120254259 gene encoding uncharacterized protein LOC120254259 isoform X3 — protein: MLLLLLLPEEVVLLLSYRLCSLIDSAYYLHHFCDGWMCCSLHWSGNLAAAKKVSIEQILLPAEAQVKIDMVQKKLKSAADELASRTKDNSRTIRTVLQTVRLDLIILSSVMLGLAFLGFFFSVLGLQWLVSVLVILGWILVTVTFISTGVFLLLHNVVADTCDAMDEWVLHPQAHTALDDILPCVDAATANEFLYQSKEVTSQLVNVVNQVVSNISNSNIPPFLGPPLYYNQSGPLLPLVCNPYKTDMTNRTCSTDEVELLNAAKVWQHYTCKTSKVDGGDICVTTGRITPEMYNQLTAAITLSQGLNHYAPFLADLQDCTFVRDTFTSISEKECPGLEKFSKWIYTGLLMVSIAVMLSLVFWLVYARERRHRKFGKQGFYQNSHVPFRNVP